A single region of the Mercenaria mercenaria strain notata chromosome 6, MADL_Memer_1, whole genome shotgun sequence genome encodes:
- the LOC123548567 gene encoding glycoprotein 3-alpha-L-fucosyltransferase A-like — MLRYNPMRSAISRRRKFLLFIVGLSMLSTYLIVGMVYNVPKVDEVSQWEEKTCHNYSRLLRETRNNRRDHKKYLITWYSVSPYIKWRPEALARGFKMCKYNNCEMSLCKRTSEHSDAVIFNGRRLPENYEFKRPFGQIWIFAEDETPYTYNFDTQQWKSKYWRSAFNWTMTYDSENTDIYLPCGDILKKKARDSRDFRGIARNKTRDALLITSHCSTESKRSEYVKELQKYIDVDVLGACGRKWECGKLWVHDECFEILNTTYRFYLAFENALCQGYRTEKFFENFNYDIILVERAGISKDDIIEPKDIYISTSDFPNVERLGRHLKKLSNDIDEYAGLLERKSQYYSPGFHEPYQMALCNLCEKMNAQEKYHREINDLVNEHARLLTFCKDPTDIKV; from the exons ATGTTGCGATATAATCCAATGCGATCAGCTATCAGCAGAC GAAGAAAATTTCTGCTGTTTATAGTGGGCCTGTCGATGTTGTCAACATATTTGATCGTTGGAATGGTGTATAACGTGCCTAAAGTTGAT gAAGTGAGTCAATGGGAAGAAAAGACGTGCCATAATTATAGCAGACTACTAAGGGAAACAAGGAACAATAGACGAGATCACAAGAAGTATCTGATCACGTGGTACAGCGTGTCTCCTTACATAAAATGGCGACCAGAAGCATTGGCGCGTGGgtttaaaatgtgtaaatataaCAATTGTGAAATGTCCTTATGTAAACGAACTTCAGAACATAGTGACGCTGTTATATTCAATGGAAGACGTCTTCCGGAAAACTATGAATTTAAACGTCCTTTTGGACAAATATGGATCTTTGCAGAAGATGAAACCCCGTATACTTACAATTTTGACACACAGCAATGGAAATCTAAATACTGGCGATCTGCTTTTAACTGGACAATGACATACGACAGTGAAAACACTGATATCTATTTACCTTGTGgtgacattttgaaaaagaaagcACGGGATTCTCGTGATTTCAGAGGTATTGCTAGGAACAAAACACGAGATGCATTGTTAATAACTTCCCATTGTAGTACGGAGTCGAAACGGTCAGAATATGTGAAGGAACTACAGAAATATATTGATGTTGACGTCCTTGGTGCGTGTGGACGCAAATGGGAGTGTGGCAAACTATGGGTACATGACGAGTGTTTTGAAATCTTAAACACCACGTATAGATTTTACTTAGCATTTGAGAATGCACTTTGTCAGGGCTACCGTACTGAAAAATTCTTCGAAAATTTCAATTATGACATCATACTGGTGGAGAGAGCTGGTATTTCTAAGGATGATATTATTGAGCCAAAAGACATTTATATTTCAACCTCGGATTTTCCTAATGTTGAAAGATTGGGAAGGCATCTTAAGAAACTTTCAAATGATATTGATGAATATGCTGGTCTTTTAGAAAGAAAAAGTCAATACTATTCTCCTGGTTTTCACGAACCATATCAAATGGCGTTATGTAATTTATGTGAAAAGATGAATGCGCAAGAAAAATATCATAGAGAAATCAATGATCTAGTAAATGAACATGCGCGACTGTTAACTTTCTGTAAGGATCCCACAGATATAAAAGTGTAG